AGTCGTCAGATCCCACACCTTCACCACACCATCGCCACTGCCACTTGCAAAGCGTTCAAGCGAGCCAGGATCCTTTGCCATCGAGTAAACACCGTCCACGTGTCCGTTGCCCATCTGCGCTAAGAATGGAGCAGCAAACATACGCTCCATCTTGATCGCATTCAGAGCTCGAGTATATTCACGAGCCCGCTCAAAAGGATGCTGAGTCGGGTCGAGATTCCGCGACTGGCGAACGACAGCGGACCCAGGGGCCTGCTGCGACGCCGTGGAGCGCGAGAGTGCTTTGATTTTCTACATTTTGTTAGCATAGCTATCTAAAAACCCAAAATTTCGAGGAAAAAACTCACCATGATGCTGTTGTGAAAGCGATGTActaaagaaaagaaaatgccaAGATGGAACTTTTTTTCTGTTTGATTTGCCAAGCAGGCGGTGAGAGGACAGTGAGCTGCCGCCAGCTTCAAGCTCCCCATTCGACTTGGTCATCAACCTCTCTTCAAAAAACCGTATTCCACTGTTCTCCTTTTCCTTTAATTCTCCATCGCGCTCGCTCGCTATTCACAAATCTTATCATGTCATCTAAGGTCTCGCCACGGATCCAAGAAGTCCGAGATCTGGTGAAGGAGGATCCCTCGAAAGCAGCGACCAGTTACCAAAAGATCCTCTCAGAGGGCCCCGGATCTACAGAGGCCTCTTCGCGAGACTATGAACAGGCTTTGATTGGGCTGGGCGAGTTGCATCGGGATGCAAAGAAGCCACAGGAGATCGCGGACCTCATCAAGACTAGCCGCGACACCTTCTCGTCATTTGCCAAAGCGAAGACGGCCAAGCTGGGTAAGTTGTGGTCTTAATCATGTACAGATAAAACAACTAATTGTGAGTGTTTAGTTCGTCAACTTCTGGACCTGATAAGCGAAATCCCCAACACACTCGAACTCCAAGGCAACGTTATCCAATCATGCATAGAATGGGCTATTGCCGAGCGGCGATCTTTCCTTCGCCAGGCCCTTCAAGCTCGACTCGTAGCTATCTATATGCAGAAGCAATCCTATTACGATGCACTCACTCTTATCAACTCTCTTCTCCGTGAGCTGAAGCGCCTGGACGATAAGCTTATGCTGGTGGAAGTACAACTACTTGAGTCGCGTGTGTACCACGCCCTAGGCAACCAGGCCAAGGCACGCGCTGCTCTGACGGCAGCACGGACGTCGGCCGCCTCCGTTTACACGCCGCCGAACCTGCAAGCCGGTCTGGATATGCAGAGCGGCATGCTACACGCTGAAGACAAGGACTTCACTACTTCATACTCCTATTTCATCGAGGCACTTGAGGGGTACAGCTCGCTGGATGAGGTTGACCTGGCCACGGCGACATTGCAGTACATGCTTCTGTGCAAGATCATGCTGAACCTGGTGGATGATGTCACACAGCTGCAAGGCTCGAAACAAGCGCAAAAGTATGCCAGTCCACGCCTAGAGGCAATGAAGGCCGTGGCACGGGCTCATGCCAACCGATCTCTAGAGGACTACGAGAAGGCCCTCTCGGACTACAGATATGAACTGGGCAGTGATGTATTCATCCGGAACCACCTCCGTCGTCTTTACGATGCCATGCTGGAACAGAACTTGATCAAGGTCATTGAGCCCTTCAGTCGAGTCGAGCTTGAACACATTGCGAAGATGGTGGGCTTGGACACACAGCAGGTCGAAAGGAAGTTGTCTCAAATGATCTTGGACAAGGTGATCATCGGTGTGTTGGATCAGGGCTCGGGGTGTCTGATTGTGTACGATGAGACGGAACGGGACCAGGCTTACGATGCCGCACTGGAAACAATCGAAAAGCTCGGCAACGTGGTGGAAGGTCTGTATACTAATCAGGCATCTCTTCTGGAATAGAAAAGATGGGATCTGTCCAATGCAGTTGAGACGATGACTTGATAGGAAATAATCGAGACAATGCACGATCACACTCAATACCCAATCGATATGCGCATAGTTAGTAGTTATAATCTTGAACTACATTTTAATACTTAGCTCCTACCCATTTATGGGATGTCAACTGCGAAATCCCAAGTAGAGCATGAAGTTTTGTCCTCTCAACGGTGTTGTTCGCGATCGTCCGAAAGGGGTAAAGCGCGACGGGCAAAAGAATCGCGACCTCGCATCTCCAACATCTCGcatcttcccccccccctcaatCCATCATCCTCCCACCACCGTTTGGGTGCTTAATTTTTACACAATGCAAGCTCCAATGCAGCAGCATTATGCCCGGGCCATGCCCCCAAATGCGCAGCGATCTCCAGCCGCGCCTCGTCGCCCCCCAGGGCCAGGTAAATCCCCTTTGATCAGTCTCCACCCACTCCTCTCGGCTTCAATCTTACATCTCTATAGGTGGCGCAATGCCTGTTCCGATGCCACAGCACGCTGTTGCCCCACAGTACATGGCCTCACGCCCCATGCCCCACCCCAATGATGCTGCCCTTCGGCGTAGCCGCAAGCCGACCGACAGGAATCTCCCCGACGGCATCGAAGACGTTATCATCGGTGAGGGTGCTCAGCAATATAAGAACCTCCGCGACTTGGAAAAGCGATTGGATGCTGCTGTTGTGCGGAAGAGGCTGGACATCCAAGACTCTATCAACAAAACCGTCAAGAAGTATCGGACTATGCGCATCTGGATCTCTAATACCGTCGAAAACCAGCCATGGCAAGGCCTGGGCAACCACCCAGGCTCCGGTCGCTACAAAGTGCGCATAGAAGGACGGCTGCTAGACGACGAATCCGACCCCACAATTCCTGACGAGGA
The nucleotide sequence above comes from Penicillium digitatum chromosome 1, complete sequence. Encoded proteins:
- a CDS encoding Proteasome regulatory particle subunit (RpnF), putative is translated as MSSKVSPRIQEVRDLVKEDPSKAATSYQKILSEGPGSTEASSRDYEQALIGLGELHRDAKKPQEIADLIKTSRDTFSSFAKAKTAKLVRQLLDLISEIPNTLELQGNVIQSCIEWAIAERRSFLRQALQARLVAIYMQKQSYYDALTLINSLLRELKRLDDKLMLVEVQLLESRVYHALGNQAKARAALTAARTSAASVYTPPNLQAGLDMQSGMLHAEDKDFTTSYSYFIEALEGYSSLDEVDLATATLQYMLLCKIMLNLVDDVTQLQGSKQAQKYASPRLEAMKAVARAHANRSLEDYEKALSDYRYELGSDVFIRNHLRRLYDAMLEQNLIKVIEPFSRVELEHIAKMVGLDTQQVERKLSQMILDKVIIGVLDQGSGCLIVYDETERDQAYDAALETIEKLGNVVEGLYTNQASLLE